In Camelina sativa cultivar DH55 chromosome 16, Cs, whole genome shotgun sequence, a single window of DNA contains:
- the LOC104750704 gene encoding transcription factor bHLH30-like — protein sequence MCGKKEEEEDSSRAMNNIQNYQNDLFFHQVISHHHRHHHDPSQSETFGASGNVGSGFTIFSQDSVSPIWSLPPATSIQPPFDQFPPPSSTPASFYGSFFNRNRAHHGQGLQFGYEGFGGATSAAHHHHEQLRILSEALGPVVQAGSGPFGLQAELGKMTAQEIMDAKALAASKSHSEAERRRRERINNHLAKLRSILPNTTKTDKASLLAEVIQHVKELKRETLVISETNLVPTESDELTVAFTEEEETGDGRFVIKASLCCEDRSDLLPDMIKTLKAMRLKTLKAEITTVGGRVKNVLFVTGEESSGEEVEEEYCIGTIEEALKALMEKSNVEESSSSGNAKRQRMSSHNTITIVEQQHHQR from the exons ATGTgtggaaagaaagaagaagaagaagacagttcTAGAGCCATGAACAACATACAAAATTACCAAAACGACCTCTTCTTCCACCAAGTCAtctctcatcatcatcgtcatcatcacgATCCCTCTCAATCCGAAACCTTTGGAGCATCCGGTAACGTTGGATCCGGGTTCACTATCTTCTCTCAAGATTCTGTCTCCCCAATATGGTCTCTCCCTCCAGCTACTTCGATCCAACCACCGTTCGATCAGTTTCCTCCTCCTTCGTCTACTCCAGCATCTTTCTACGGAAGTTTCTTCAACAGAAATCGAGCTCATCACGGCCAGGGATTACAGTTCGGGTACGAGGGTTTTGGTGGAGCCACGTCAGCAgcacatcatcatcatgaacAGCTTCGGATCTTGTCCGAGGCTTTAGGTCCGGTGGTGCAAGCTGGTTCTGGTCCTTTTGGGTTACAAGCTGAGTTAGGGAAGATGACAGCACAAGAGATCATGGACGCTAAAGCTTTAGCTGCTTCAAAGAGTCATAGTGAAGctgagagaagacgaagagagagaatCAATAATCATCTCGCTAAGCTCCGTAGCATATTACCCAACACCACCAAA ACGGATAAAGCGTCGTTACTAGCTGAAGTGATCCAACATGTGAAAGAGTTGAAGAGAGAGACTTTAGTGATCTCTGAGACAAATCTTGTCCCAACGGAGAGCGACGAGTTAACAGTAGCTTTcacggaggaggaagagacCGGAGATGGCAGATTTGTAATTAAAGCGTCGCTTTGTTGTGAAGACAGGTCGGATCTTTTGCCTGACATGATCAAAACGTTGAAAGCGATGCGTCTCAAAACGCTCAAGGCGGAGATAACAACTGTTGGGGGACGAGTCAAGAACGTGTTGTTCGTCACCGGAGAAGAGAGCTCCGGGGAGGAAGTGGAGGAAGAGTATTGCATAGGGACGATAGAGGAGGCTTTGAAGGCGTTGATGGAGAAGAGCAACGTGGaggaatcatcttcttctgggAATGCTAAGAGACAGAGAATGAGTAGTCACAACACTATCACTATCGTcgaacaacaacatcatcagaGGTAA